Part of the Periophthalmus magnuspinnatus isolate fPerMag1 chromosome 18, fPerMag1.2.pri, whole genome shotgun sequence genome is shown below.
agggcacagagggaggagggcacagagggaggaggacacagagggaggagagcacagagggaggagagcacagagggagcagagcacagagggaggagggcacagagggaggagggcacagagggagcagagcacagagggaggaggacacaaagggaggagggcacagagggaggaggacacagagggaggaggacacagagggaggagggcacagagggaggagagcacagagggaggaggacacagagggaggaggacacagagggaggagggcacagagggagcagagcacagagggaggagggcacagagggaggaggacacagagggaggaggacacagagggaggagagcacagagggaggaggacacagagggaggagggcacagagggaggagggcacagagggaggagagcacagagggaggaggacacagagggaggaggacacagagggaggagggcacagagggaggagggcacagagggagcagagcacagagggaggagggcacagagggaggaggacacagagggaggaggacacagagggaggaggacacagagggaggagagcacagagggaggaggacacagagggaggagggcacagagggaggagggcacagagggaggagggcacagagggaggaggacacagagggaggagagcacagagggaggagagcacagagggaggaggacacagagggaggagggcacagagggagcagagcacagagggaggaggacacagagggaggagagcacagagggaggaggacacagagggaggaggacacagagggaggagggcacagagggaggagagcacagagggaggagggcacagagggaggagggcacagagggaggagggcacagagggagcagagcacagagggaggagagcacagagggaggatgacacagagggaggaggacacagagggaggagggcacagagggaggaaggcacagagggaggaggacacagagggaggaggacacagagggaggagggcacagagggaggaggacacagagggaggagggcacagagggaggaaggcacagagggaggaggacacagagggaggaggacacagagggaggagggcacagagggaggaaggcacagagggaggaggacacagagggaggaggacacagagggaacagagcagaggacacagaggctgTGCTGTtttggacactctggacactttGTTGTGTGGTTcagaggaggagtcagaggaggagtcagaggaggaggagtcaaaggaggagtcagaggaggagtcagaggaggaggtgataaAGCCACTGTCTCCAGTTTGGCCTGGAGCTGCTAAATATAATCCAGAGCCTGATCCTAGAAAACAGTATTTATGATCCTAGTCAGACTTTAACATTTATTAAGTAGCTCCTGATACTAAACTGGAGACTTGTGATTATAAcatatgtacagtattttaaacacaaactgttTTATCCAACTTTATCTTAAAGTTTCCACTAGATGGAGCCACTCGAGCACAAGCTGAGCCTTTGTTTTAGTctgaattaaatataataaataactgTATATGTATAATAAATAACTGATTATACATAAATCAAGCTGTCATGTAGGATAATGTGTCTGTATCTTCTCATCTCTGTCATAATATAAAAAGCAAATCTGAGGGTAAACataatcattgttttatttgtgtgtattataactcatttcttacatttattttgaaaatccgCAGGTATGTGTGATACAGAcctttattacacatttaataaacatattGGAGTTATTCTTATTCATGGAGTTATAAGGATAATATGGACACATGCATATGTAATATCTCTATGGAACACACACGTACCAGGCCGTTTAACCAAAGTACCAGAGTAACTCCAGGACACaagtttaaatacacaaaagagtCTCTAAAAACATGAGGATTCAAACAGTTTATCAAACATCAACAAAAGTACATTAtaccaaaataaacacaaaagaaTGATGATAAAAAGTGTAACTGACCCTAGAGTGTAACTGACCCTAGAGTGTAACTGACCCTAGAGTGTGATTAAACATAACAGACACAATCACATGATTTAAGTCACTctgtatttacataaatgtattgAACATCCAGGAGCTCACATCTGAAATGCTCCAAGTCCAGGTCCTCAGGTCCTCTCTCTAGCGCCCCCCTCTGGCCCGGACCTGAATCAACAGAACACAGCACATCAGCAAGTGACAAAAGAAAGTCTAAACGCAGacaatgtctaaaccaggtttaccCCGGGTCTAAAGGTGCAGTaccttgcagtagtagtagtacattggAAGGATGTAGAGGAGCTTCAACAGTAGAATGACCAGGACTCTGATGATCAGGTCTGAGACTGGAGCTGCAACACAAAAGACCCAGATCAGTCCAGACCAAGACTAGGacaaggaccaggaccaagaccaggaccaagaccctcacatgaccctgtgtgaccttcacatgaccctgtgtgaccctcacatgaccctgtgtgacccctgaccctcacatgaccctgtgtgaccctcacatgaccctgtgtgaccctcacatgaccctgtgtgaccctcacaagaccctgtgtgacccctgaccctcacatgaccctgtgtgaccctcacatgaccctgtgtgaccctcacaagaccctgtgtgacccctgaccctcacatgaccctgtgtggtcctcacatgaccctgtgtgacctctgaccctcacatgaccctgtgtgaccctcaaatgaccctgtgtgacccctgaccctcacATGAGGCTGTTGCTGGACGTACCTCCCAGAGAGAGCTGGAGGCTGGGGCTCTGAGAGGAGAAGTTGTGGTTGAACACATGCAGGTGGTAAACACAGGTGTAGTTTcctttgtgggcggagccagtGTCAGAGAACAGGAAGTGTGCGGAGTGATTGACAGCGGGCAGGGTGTGGTTCTGACCGAGGGGGCcagtgggagagaggagctggAAGGAGCCTCCCGGGTACTGTGGCTCCACAGAGCATTTGAccctgaactttgaccccagcAGCACCCGGACCCCCTGTGGCCGGGCCTGGGAAGCCCcgtcagacacagacagagagatgacCGGACGATTCAgtaagtctgtggagagagatgattggacagttcagtctgtggagagagatgattggacagttcagtctgtggagaggagtgtgtgtgacacagagGAGTGGACAtcacacattttacacctgaaaaaaacacctgagaaacataaaaatgtgagatcagacttttacctgagCACACCACCTCTACACCcaaggaagaggaagagtctGAACCATAGACACAGTCTTTCACTGCAGActtcttcttcacacagtcagaTGAGACTCtccacactggactctgtggaaaatcatctctctcttctccatcaacagcagagccacagtccaggtctctgcacacagcagctgtgtcctCCAGGACCCACGGTCCAGAGGGTTTATACGGCTCCActcgtctccactctcctctgtgtttcacctccacagtcccagcacagcgactggcccctcccaccagcctgagcggctctgaacagacaagagacagagtgagccccgcccctttacctgagcagtgagccccgcccctttacctgagcagtgaggccccgcccctttacctgagcaggtgaggttgacagcggctccagaggagcaggtctctgagccggagcggggacagtccatcagagcagactcatggcCCTCACAGTGGAATGTCTGcctcagaggagagagcgccccctggaggagagaaggagccccacagcccagctccctgcacagcacctctgccccctgctggtccaaggccccttcacagacccaggtccaggactggtcccagatctgcactgatcctgagcacagactgggccccgagaccagacgcaccgagtctgtggacacacatgtgtgacatcaccgctctgagccaataggaaaTCTGATGTTTCTGAAGCTCTGACTTCTAACTGGGAACACAAACTCAGTTGTAATTTGAAGTCTGGTGGAGTTTCTGAGTTTGCGTCACAGTGACATGAGTCTGTTTGGGAGGACAGCATGGATTCAAACTGAGACTGCTTCactgatgcttttactttggaAATGAAATGCATTTAAGCCAAAACAGTTCTATTTTCAGATGAACAAACTCATCAGCAATAGAACTTTGTGATaatagaggagcagagtgagacaCATCTGAGAGATgtcctcctctttagtcctggttcacttctgcttcagttctggtgcagttcTCCTCTAATATGACTGAAGATAAGTGTATGTGTGGCTGAAAGagagtagaaaaaaaacatctgagaaacataaaaatgtgagatcagacttttacctgaacacaCCACCTCCAGACCcaaggaagaggaagagtctGAACCAACGGCACAGTCTCTCACAGCAGACATCTTCACACAGTCAGATGAGACCCACCACACTGGACCCTGTGGAAAATCATCTCTCTTTTCTgcataaacagcagagccacagtgcaggtctctgcacacagcagctgtggCCTCCAGGACCCAGACTCCAGTGGGCTGcacccgtctccactctcctctgtgtctcacctccacagtcccagcacagcgactggcccctcccaccagcctgagcggctctgaacagacaagagacagaatgagcctttacc
Proteins encoded:
- the LOC129457128 gene encoding ABC transporter G family member 7-like, encoding MILRLQYLRQSQEDDINNNKNNDMNIIYINYNNFNSDNKDINKNDINNEINNNNINDIDNDINISTSKGEWRRVEPYKPSGPWVLEDTAAVCRDLDCGSAVDGEERDDFPQSPVWRVSSDCVKKKSAVKDCVYGSDSSSSLGVEVVCSDLLNRPVISLSVSDGASQARPQGVRVLLGSKFRVKCSVEPQYPGGSFQLLSPTGPLGQNHTLPAVNHSAHFLFSDTGSAHKGNYTCVYHLHVFNHNFSSQSPSLQLSLGAPVSDLIIRVLVILLLKLLYILPMYYYYCKVRARGGR